A portion of the Acidisarcina polymorpha genome contains these proteins:
- a CDS encoding ROK family protein: MTLHRYSIGVDLGGTNLRVAAYHQHSTDGGQLTEIVSLPTRVGDGPHTVADDMSAAIVGLLDKYGRNEKLAGVGLGTPGPLELPEGILRNPPNLPGFDRFNLKQAIEQRVGAPVVIESDANLAALAEFVLGSGKSYGVRSLCMLTLGTGVGNGIILDGKIWNGNNGMGGEAGHNTVDPDGEVCPCGSRGCLELYASATGVRRMAEQARALDQDDAEIEAESPMLTARHVADSALAGDSRALKVFDRVGTVLGIGLGALVNTLNLPLYVIGGGMSAAWELFAPRMMEELRMRSYVYRLTAPTEEESRARSPRKTHVVRAELGSDAGILGACLLPFMQS; the protein is encoded by the coding sequence TTGACCCTGCATCGGTACTCCATCGGTGTCGACCTTGGAGGCACCAACCTTCGCGTAGCTGCCTATCACCAGCATTCCACGGACGGCGGCCAACTTACAGAAATCGTCAGCCTGCCTACTCGGGTGGGAGACGGTCCGCACACCGTGGCCGACGACATGAGTGCAGCGATCGTTGGTTTGTTGGACAAGTATGGACGGAATGAAAAGCTCGCCGGCGTTGGGCTGGGAACCCCGGGACCGCTTGAGCTGCCCGAGGGGATCCTGCGCAATCCGCCAAACCTCCCCGGCTTTGACCGGTTCAATCTGAAACAGGCGATTGAGCAGCGAGTCGGAGCGCCGGTGGTGATTGAATCCGACGCGAATCTTGCCGCTTTGGCGGAGTTTGTGTTGGGTTCGGGAAAGAGCTATGGGGTCCGGTCGCTTTGCATGCTGACGCTCGGGACCGGGGTGGGGAATGGGATCATTCTGGATGGAAAAATCTGGAACGGGAACAACGGCATGGGGGGTGAGGCAGGCCATAATACGGTCGATCCGGATGGCGAAGTCTGCCCCTGCGGCAGCCGGGGGTGCCTGGAGCTCTACGCCTCGGCGACCGGGGTGCGACGGATGGCGGAACAGGCCCGCGCCCTAGACCAGGACGATGCCGAGATCGAGGCAGAGTCGCCGATGCTGACCGCGCGGCACGTCGCAGATAGCGCGCTTGCCGGCGATTCGCGCGCCCTCAAGGTATTCGACCGGGTAGGAACGGTGCTGGGCATCGGCCTCGGCGCGCTGGTGAACACCCTTAACCTGCCGCTCTATGTGATTGGCGGCGGCATGTCGGCGGCGTGGGAGCTGTTCGCGCCGCGCATGATGGAGGAGCTGCGAATGCGCAGTTACGTCTACCGGCTGACGGCCCCCACCGAGGAGGAATCCCGAGCGCGATCTCCGCGCAAGACCCATGTCGTCCGCGCCGAGCTAGGTTCGGATGCGGGTATACTTGGCGCTTGCTTGTTGCCGTTCATGCAGTCGTAG
- a CDS encoding biliverdin-producing heme oxygenase: protein METAAESPDHQQQTVQSASSALSLRLRNETSSLHEQVERDLRLPDSIHTLDEYRECLIRFYRLYRPLEAALLGCDGWSDAGLSIQERLRTVRLASDLCALGVVPIMMRDAPVRALPVMPSFAHSLGALYVLEGATLGARFILRRLEQVLGAQLTGATAFFACRIPNAEDSWKYFKKCLDDYGIAHPGEAQQVIEGAIATFRSIGEWMKNDQHR from the coding sequence TTGGAAACAGCGGCTGAATCGCCGGACCACCAGCAGCAAACCGTCCAGTCTGCGAGCTCGGCGCTATCTTTGCGTCTGCGAAACGAAACTTCCTCTCTGCATGAACAGGTTGAGCGAGATTTGAGGCTCCCCGATTCCATTCATACCCTGGATGAATATCGCGAGTGTCTCATTCGGTTCTACCGGCTTTACCGTCCACTCGAGGCCGCATTACTCGGATGTGACGGCTGGTCGGATGCGGGTCTGTCCATACAAGAAAGACTGCGCACCGTGCGGTTAGCGTCGGACCTATGCGCCTTGGGTGTCGTTCCAATCATGATGAGAGATGCACCCGTTCGCGCTTTACCGGTCATGCCGAGCTTTGCTCACTCTCTTGGGGCACTGTATGTATTGGAGGGCGCCACACTGGGGGCCCGGTTCATTCTTCGTCGTCTCGAACAAGTGCTTGGAGCACAGCTTACCGGAGCGACGGCATTCTTTGCCTGTCGCATCCCGAATGCCGAGGACTCCTGGAAATACTTCAAGAAATGCCTCGACGATTATGGAATTGCCCATCCAGGAGAAGCTCAGCAAGTTATTGAAGGCGCGATCGCCACTTTTCGCTCCATCGGGGAATGGATGAAAAATGATCAGCACCGATAA
- a CDS encoding bifunctional diguanylate cyclase/phosphodiesterase → MISTDNHCDLPEMPVDVTNCHQEPIHIPSAIQSHGMLLAVTSGDLLIAYVSANAESFLGIAPATVLGRPLAEILTADSAAAILKSHDAQGRKPGNRLNINLPGGGAVQLLAFTHRVNDLICVEIEKERQTDGWDNLTERMEVAVEGIREAKTQQELCNQTVRGIRALTGHDHVMIYRFHPDDHGEVVAEDKEPHVASFLHLHFPASDIPSQARALYLLQQTRSIADVDSLTSPILGDPLLTKGRPLDMTRCTLRSVSPVHIQYMKNMGVGSSFAISLIDQQRLWGLIICHHRKPLQVQPEVRSLCDVLGQIISMLIGVTDTKDRNAEELDNRGRLGKVASMVASGRPMADLLPDYTQELLAPLRATGVLVQLHGYARLGGVTPPLQDALALMHFLRGRLSNGITSCDAVPTLKSHFAEFAPVSSGALMISVADSTDDCVVWFRPEVLRTIEWGGNPGESKKVDPASGQICPRTSFAAWTETQRGKAAPWTRTDIAAALELQHTFHVALLRQADAEAQTTCVDTLTNLPNRRVLLHRLSMRREHPSESPASLIFIDIDRFKLLNDTFGHDAGDALLIQVGKRLVARAEGKHLVARLGGDEFVVCCEDLELDEASILAQLIIEDFREPFSLDGRPFRCAASVGLAPTNGRGMNSIADILHTADSAMYSAKQKGGNQFVVFEIPQHEKLVRRVQLEQDLFHAIERGEMKVHFQAQISLDEGRLIGFEALLRWQHQELGNISPAEFIPMAEYTGNIRAIGVWVLEESLRHIGDWRSRYSTNLFVAVNVSPQQMETNNFAEQVRDALSRAGLPSSALHLEVTESMLMQSSAEVQLDAIQALGVRIAIDDFGTGYSSLSYLPRLAVSTVKLDRTFLEDVGTDERKTQLFGAIVRMAHTLNLVVVAEGIEDACQLECIRSYRCDAAQGYLLSRPIPAETVEQLLETEWRDGLLSAVLV, encoded by the coding sequence ATGATCAGCACCGATAACCATTGCGATCTCCCCGAGATGCCGGTAGACGTGACGAACTGCCATCAGGAACCGATTCACATCCCATCAGCAATACAGTCCCACGGGATGCTGCTCGCCGTCACCAGTGGAGACCTGCTCATAGCCTATGTCAGTGCGAACGCCGAAAGCTTTTTGGGCATTGCGCCGGCAACGGTTTTAGGCCGGCCCTTAGCGGAGATTCTGACGGCTGACTCTGCCGCCGCGATCCTCAAGTCCCATGACGCGCAGGGGCGAAAGCCGGGCAACCGGCTGAACATCAATCTGCCGGGCGGGGGCGCAGTGCAGCTCCTGGCGTTCACTCATCGCGTCAATGACCTGATCTGTGTGGAGATAGAAAAGGAGCGGCAGACCGATGGTTGGGACAACTTGACCGAACGGATGGAAGTTGCAGTAGAGGGAATTCGGGAGGCGAAAACCCAACAGGAGCTCTGTAATCAGACAGTCCGGGGCATTCGTGCGTTGACCGGACACGACCACGTCATGATCTATCGCTTTCACCCCGATGACCATGGAGAGGTCGTGGCTGAAGACAAGGAACCGCATGTTGCAAGTTTCCTTCATCTTCATTTTCCGGCTTCGGATATCCCATCGCAGGCGAGGGCTTTGTATCTCCTCCAGCAAACCCGATCGATAGCCGACGTGGACTCCCTGACTTCGCCGATACTTGGCGATCCTCTTCTTACCAAAGGGCGGCCGCTCGACATGACCCGATGCACGCTGCGGAGTGTCTCGCCGGTTCACATTCAATACATGAAAAATATGGGGGTGGGCTCTAGCTTCGCCATTTCGCTGATCGACCAGCAACGGCTCTGGGGACTCATTATCTGTCATCATCGCAAGCCACTCCAGGTACAGCCAGAGGTCCGCTCGCTATGTGACGTTTTGGGGCAGATCATCTCGATGTTGATCGGGGTGACCGACACCAAGGACAGGAATGCGGAGGAGCTCGACAATCGCGGACGACTCGGTAAGGTGGCCTCGATGGTCGCCTCCGGAAGACCAATGGCCGATCTGTTGCCGGACTATACCCAGGAATTGCTTGCGCCTCTCCGTGCGACGGGGGTCCTGGTCCAACTTCACGGATATGCACGCCTCGGCGGAGTGACTCCGCCACTCCAAGATGCGCTTGCATTGATGCATTTCCTCCGAGGGCGCTTGTCGAATGGAATCACCAGCTGTGATGCGGTTCCGACTTTGAAATCCCACTTTGCTGAATTCGCTCCTGTTTCAAGCGGTGCGCTTATGATTTCGGTTGCTGATTCGACTGACGATTGCGTGGTCTGGTTTCGTCCCGAGGTCCTCCGAACCATCGAATGGGGAGGCAATCCGGGTGAGTCGAAAAAAGTAGATCCAGCCAGCGGACAAATCTGCCCGCGTACCTCATTTGCAGCCTGGACCGAAACTCAACGTGGCAAAGCCGCTCCTTGGACGAGAACGGACATCGCCGCGGCCCTCGAGCTGCAGCACACCTTTCATGTGGCACTTTTGCGCCAGGCAGACGCAGAGGCCCAAACGACGTGTGTCGATACTCTCACGAATTTGCCCAATCGGCGCGTTCTCCTGCACCGGCTTTCGATGAGAAGGGAGCATCCGTCCGAGAGTCCCGCATCCTTGATCTTTATCGACATTGATCGCTTCAAGTTATTGAACGATACCTTCGGGCATGACGCAGGGGACGCCCTGCTCATTCAAGTGGGCAAGCGGCTGGTAGCACGAGCCGAGGGAAAGCACCTGGTGGCGCGATTGGGCGGCGACGAGTTCGTTGTCTGCTGCGAAGACCTTGAACTCGATGAGGCCAGCATACTGGCGCAACTGATCATCGAGGACTTCCGCGAGCCTTTCTCCCTGGATGGACGGCCATTTCGCTGCGCGGCCAGCGTCGGTCTCGCCCCCACGAACGGCCGGGGCATGAACTCGATCGCCGATATCCTGCATACTGCCGATTCTGCGATGTACTCCGCAAAACAAAAAGGGGGCAACCAGTTCGTCGTCTTCGAGATCCCTCAGCATGAAAAGCTTGTACGTCGAGTTCAGCTCGAACAGGACCTGTTTCATGCCATTGAACGTGGAGAGATGAAGGTCCACTTTCAAGCTCAAATTTCTCTCGACGAAGGGCGCCTGATCGGATTCGAGGCATTGCTACGCTGGCAACATCAAGAGCTCGGTAACATTTCTCCAGCTGAGTTTATCCCCATGGCCGAATACACCGGAAATATTCGAGCCATCGGTGTTTGGGTGCTAGAGGAGTCACTCCGGCACATCGGCGACTGGAGGTCTCGCTACAGCACGAACTTGTTCGTTGCGGTCAACGTCTCGCCCCAGCAGATGGAGACCAACAACTTTGCCGAGCAAGTGCGGGATGCTCTAAGTCGAGCCGGGCTCCCAAGCAGCGCACTGCATCTAGAGGTGACGGAGAGTATGTTGATGCAGAGCTCCGCGGAAGTTCAGCTTGATGCCATTCAAGCACTCGGCGTCAGGATCGCTATCGACGATTTCGGTACAGGATACTCTTCGCTATCTTACCTTCCGCGGCTCGCAGTCTCCACCGTCAAGCTGGATCGGACTTTCTTGGAGGATGTTGGCACCGATGAACGCAAAACGCAGTTGTTTGGCGCGATCGTACGCATGGCACATACCCTCAACCTGGTTGTCGTTGCAGAGGGAATCGAGGATGCCTGCCAACTGGAATGCATTCGGAGCTATCGCTGCGATGCCGCTCAGGGCTATCTCCTGTCAAGGCCGATCCCGGCGGAAACAGTGGAACAACTGCTTGAGACCGAGTGGAGAGACGGCCTCTTGAGTGCGGTGCTGGTTTAG
- a CDS encoding TonB-dependent receptor, producing the protein MLTVVARFIRSSSRFLCLAGILSASLLHASVGGSISGTVKDPAGSLVPNAEITLDEVNTGLVYHARSDNKGHYTLPVLPIGHYRLDVEAPGFQGYQRLEIVLDTNAALTLDATLQVGNVAESVNVTDNTLHVETTSTQMGQVISGRQMTAVPLDGRSFTDLLSLQPGVAPATSLTSSTVQDVGATILNPSGTLNPGTISVNGQREFANFFSVNGSDAEEDVNAGTAIIPNLDSIAEFRIITGNFDAEYGEFSGGQINVVTKSGGNNFHGSAFDFLRNTDLDARNYFSPTRGVFRQNQFGGTIGGPIRRDKTFFFVDYQGTRQTQGIDTGNISVPSNQDRSGNLQDVASGLTGSVGGPYFASLLTQKLGYPVVASEPYYVPGCTTTAECVFPNATIPLNAWSIPAQRMLQYIPAPNTAAGTFATSSSNQTVRDDKAGVRLDANTRLGLLSAYYFIDDFNLTDPYPVAQSGASVPGFSAITTGRAQLISLGDTKTLSATAVNELHFSYLRDFTNLGQPLGGRGVSLTSQGFENADGTPSIVPLDPKGESVENLNFNGFSTGAAANQLIQSNNTYQASDTFSKVLGNHTMKYGAEFHIDQVNAHPIAQFNGNFVFSGTETGVDFADFLIGVPSQYNQSQLNPFYARNKYIGLFAQDSWHVLPTLTLNYGLRWDRIAPWTEKYNQISTFVPGAQSVVFPGAPAGILYPGDPGVPSTLAPIGNRSFSPRVGFAWSPQADTGSLLGKLLGAPGSTSIRGSFGNFYTAIDALSIGVLAANAPYGTTYTSPAPPLFATPFINAADGQSNGQPFPYTFAPLNSSRRNPDPNINWSTYEPISGIPGYDIHNRTPYTEEWMLSLERQAGPNTVFSASYVGTSSHRQRVLIEPNSGNPALCLSLSQPGEVQPGTLTCGPNGEDTVYFPIGGGQVNGTRGPLGPNFGSNALQSTIGHANYNALEVSARHTSGRLEFAASYTYGKSLDQSSNIAEEVNPFNPALSYALSSFDVKHNFVVSYEYQLPIDQLFSPDRLTRGWSLSGITRFSSGFPVTMVNNGDNSLIGTNPNGINNSSIDEPDYNGGPLRLSHNPRINGHNYFAAGAFTMNALGTPGTAKRRFFYGPGTDNFDMAVAKNLPLTESKSVLFRVEAFNLFNHTQFSGPNSVDGDIGSTTFGQAISAAPARVLQGAVKFSF; encoded by the coding sequence ATGTTGACCGTGGTAGCACGTTTTATCCGTAGCTCGAGCAGGTTCCTTTGCCTCGCCGGAATTTTATCCGCATCGCTGCTTCATGCCAGCGTCGGAGGCAGCATCTCTGGCACGGTCAAGGATCCTGCCGGAAGCCTCGTCCCCAACGCCGAGATCACGCTCGACGAGGTGAACACCGGGCTCGTCTACCACGCCCGCAGCGACAACAAAGGTCACTATACCCTCCCTGTTCTCCCCATCGGCCACTACCGACTCGATGTCGAGGCCCCCGGCTTCCAAGGCTACCAGCGCCTCGAGATCGTCCTCGATACCAATGCGGCCCTCACCCTTGACGCCACCCTCCAGGTCGGCAACGTCGCCGAGTCCGTCAACGTGACCGACAACACTCTGCATGTCGAAACCACCAGCACCCAGATGGGCCAGGTCATCAGCGGCCGCCAGATGACCGCCGTCCCGCTCGACGGCCGCAGCTTCACCGATCTGCTCTCGCTGCAGCCCGGTGTCGCCCCCGCGACCTCGCTCACCTCGAGCACCGTGCAGGATGTCGGCGCCACCATCCTCAATCCCTCCGGAACCCTGAATCCAGGCACGATCTCCGTCAACGGCCAGCGCGAGTTCGCCAATTTCTTCAGCGTCAACGGCAGCGACGCCGAAGAAGACGTTAACGCTGGAACGGCCATCATTCCCAACCTTGACTCGATCGCGGAATTCCGTATCATCACCGGCAACTTTGATGCCGAATATGGAGAATTCAGCGGCGGCCAGATCAACGTCGTCACCAAATCCGGCGGCAATAACTTCCACGGCAGCGCCTTTGACTTCCTCCGCAACACCGATCTCGACGCCCGCAACTACTTCTCTCCCACCCGCGGCGTCTTCCGGCAGAACCAGTTCGGCGGCACCATCGGCGGCCCCATCCGCCGCGACAAAACCTTCTTCTTCGTGGACTACCAGGGCACCCGCCAGACCCAGGGCATCGATACCGGCAACATCAGCGTGCCGTCGAACCAGGACCGCTCCGGCAATCTGCAAGACGTCGCCAGCGGCCTGACCGGCAGCGTCGGCGGCCCCTACTTCGCCAGCCTCCTCACCCAGAAGCTCGGCTATCCCGTCGTTGCCAGCGAACCCTACTACGTCCCCGGCTGCACCACCACCGCGGAGTGCGTCTTCCCCAACGCCACCATTCCTCTGAATGCCTGGTCGATTCCGGCCCAGCGAATGCTGCAATACATTCCTGCGCCCAACACCGCCGCCGGCACCTTCGCCACCTCCTCGTCCAATCAAACCGTCCGCGACGACAAGGCCGGCGTTCGCCTCGATGCCAACACCCGCCTCGGTCTGCTCTCCGCCTATTACTTCATTGACGACTTCAACCTCACCGATCCCTACCCGGTTGCCCAGAGCGGCGCCAGCGTTCCCGGCTTCAGCGCCATCACCACCGGCCGTGCCCAGCTGATCTCGCTCGGCGACACCAAAACACTCAGCGCCACCGCCGTCAATGAACTCCACTTCAGCTATCTCCGCGACTTCACCAACCTCGGCCAGCCGCTCGGCGGCCGCGGCGTTAGCTTGACCTCGCAGGGCTTTGAAAATGCCGATGGAACACCTAGCATCGTGCCCCTCGATCCAAAGGGCGAGAGCGTCGAAAATCTGAACTTCAATGGCTTCTCAACCGGCGCCGCGGCCAATCAACTCATCCAGTCCAACAACACTTATCAGGCGTCCGACACCTTCTCGAAGGTGCTCGGCAACCACACGATGAAATACGGCGCTGAGTTTCACATCGATCAGGTGAACGCTCACCCCATCGCCCAATTCAACGGCAACTTCGTCTTTTCCGGGACTGAGACCGGCGTCGACTTTGCCGATTTCCTGATCGGCGTGCCCAGCCAATACAACCAGAGCCAACTCAATCCCTTTTATGCCCGGAACAAGTACATCGGCCTCTTCGCGCAGGATAGCTGGCACGTGCTGCCCACGCTAACTTTGAACTACGGACTACGCTGGGACCGGATCGCGCCCTGGACGGAGAAGTACAACCAGATCTCGACCTTCGTTCCCGGCGCGCAGTCTGTCGTCTTTCCCGGAGCACCGGCCGGCATCCTCTACCCCGGCGATCCTGGCGTCCCCAGCACCCTCGCGCCGATCGGAAATCGCAGCTTCTCGCCCCGCGTCGGCTTCGCCTGGTCCCCGCAGGCCGATACCGGCAGCCTCCTCGGCAAACTCCTCGGCGCGCCTGGAAGCACCAGCATTCGCGGCAGCTTCGGCAACTTCTACACCGCCATTGACGCTCTCTCGATCGGCGTCCTGGCCGCCAACGCGCCCTACGGCACGACCTACACCAGCCCCGCGCCGCCGCTCTTTGCGACGCCGTTTATCAATGCCGCCGACGGGCAGAGCAACGGCCAGCCCTTCCCCTATACCTTCGCTCCTTTGAACTCGTCGCGCCGCAATCCCGACCCCAACATCAACTGGAGCACCTACGAACCGATCAGCGGCATCCCCGGCTACGACATCCATAACCGCACCCCGTATACCGAAGAGTGGATGCTCTCTCTCGAGCGCCAAGCCGGACCGAATACCGTCTTCAGCGCCAGCTATGTCGGCACCTCGAGCCACCGCCAGCGTGTCCTGATCGAACCCAACTCCGGTAATCCTGCCCTTTGCCTCAGTCTCAGCCAGCCCGGCGAAGTCCAGCCCGGCACCCTCACCTGTGGCCCCAACGGCGAAGACACCGTCTATTTCCCCATCGGCGGCGGGCAAGTCAACGGCACGCGCGGCCCCCTCGGCCCAAACTTCGGCAGCAATGCCTTGCAATCGACCATCGGCCATGCCAATTACAACGCCCTCGAGGTCAGCGCCCGCCATACCAGCGGACGGCTCGAGTTCGCCGCCTCCTACACCTACGGCAAGTCGCTCGATCAGTCTTCGAACATCGCCGAAGAGGTCAACCCCTTTAACCCCGCGCTCAGCTATGCCCTTTCGTCCTTCGACGTGAAACATAACTTCGTCGTCAGTTATGAATATCAGTTACCCATCGACCAGCTCTTTAGCCCCGACCGCCTCACCCGCGGCTGGTCGCTCTCCGGCATCACCCGTTTCTCGAGCGGTTTCCCCGTCACCATGGTGAATAATGGCGATAACTCCCTCATTGGCACCAACCCCAACGGCATCAACAACAGCAGCATCGACGAGCCCGACTATAACGGCGGCCCGCTGCGCCTCAGCCACAACCCGCGCATCAACGGCCACAACTACTTCGCTGCCGGCGCTTTCACCATGAACGCTCTCGGGACGCCGGGCACCGCCAAGCGCCGCTTCTTCTACGGGCCAGGCACGGACAACTTCGATATGGCCGTCGCCAAAAACCTGCCACTCACCGAATCGAAGTCCGTTCTCTTCCGCGTCGAGGCCTTCAACCTTTTCAACCACACCCAATTCAGCGGCCCCAACTCGGTCGATGGCGATATCGGCAGCACCACCTTCGGGCAGGCCATCAGCGCCGCCCCCGCCCGCGTCCTCCAGGGAGCGGTGAAGTTCAGCTTCTAA
- a CDS encoding sugar porter family MFS transporter, protein MKMNRYLLKGTAVGALGGLLFGFDTAVIAGATHQLTEVYSLTPSQLGLTVAIALVGTVIGAMSAGAIGQKFGGRDTLRVMAVLYVISALGSGFAWSWYALLAARFIGGLGIGGSSVLGPVYIAELAPAKWRGRLVGMFQVNIVIGILLAYFSNFVIAQLHLGATQWRWQLGIAALPAVLFLIMLFGIPRSSRWLVTQDRVDEARLVLELMGSPNSEAELKEIVDSIHLERAHKSEPLFSWKYRKPIFLAASIGMFNQLSGINAILYYLNDIFAAAGFSRMSGDLQAVAIGAMNLVATLIAMTVIDRLGRRTLLLVGSVGTAICLAGVSAVFFTNSHHELLVWLLVGFIAFFAFSQGAVIWVYISEVFPTKVRSKGQSLGSSSHWIMNAAIAYTFPLLAKSSGAYPFVFFSAMMVLQFFVVLFAYPETKGVTLEQLQHQLGIE, encoded by the coding sequence CTGAAGATGAATCGATACCTGTTGAAAGGCACTGCGGTCGGAGCGCTGGGCGGTCTGTTATTTGGATTTGACACGGCGGTAATTGCGGGGGCCACCCACCAGTTGACTGAGGTCTATTCGTTGACCCCGTCGCAGTTAGGCCTGACGGTGGCGATCGCGCTGGTCGGCACAGTCATCGGGGCGATGTCCGCGGGGGCGATCGGGCAAAAGTTCGGCGGCCGCGACACGCTGCGGGTGATGGCGGTGTTGTATGTCATCTCCGCTCTGGGATCGGGCTTTGCCTGGAGCTGGTATGCGCTGTTAGCGGCACGCTTCATTGGCGGCCTGGGGATCGGCGGATCGTCGGTGCTGGGTCCGGTGTACATTGCCGAGCTTGCGCCGGCGAAGTGGCGCGGACGCTTGGTTGGCATGTTCCAGGTCAATATCGTGATCGGCATTCTGCTGGCCTACTTCTCGAACTTCGTCATTGCGCAGCTGCATCTGGGCGCGACGCAGTGGCGTTGGCAGCTCGGAATCGCCGCGCTGCCGGCGGTGCTCTTCCTCATCATGCTGTTCGGGATTCCGCGCAGTTCGCGGTGGCTGGTGACCCAAGACCGGGTGGACGAGGCCAGGCTGGTGCTCGAGCTGATGGGCTCGCCGAACTCCGAGGCCGAGCTCAAGGAGATCGTGGATTCGATCCACTTAGAACGAGCGCACAAGTCCGAGCCGCTATTTTCCTGGAAGTATCGCAAGCCGATCTTCCTGGCTGCGAGCATCGGCATGTTCAATCAACTCTCCGGCATCAATGCGATCCTTTACTACCTCAATGACATCTTTGCGGCAGCCGGTTTCAGCCGCATGTCGGGTGACTTACAGGCGGTCGCGATTGGCGCGATGAACCTGGTCGCTACGCTCATCGCGATGACGGTGATCGATCGGCTGGGTAGACGGACGCTGCTGCTCGTCGGCTCAGTGGGAACGGCGATCTGTCTGGCTGGCGTCTCGGCGGTCTTCTTCACGAATTCGCATCACGAGCTGCTGGTTTGGCTGCTGGTCGGGTTCATCGCTTTCTTCGCCTTTTCGCAGGGCGCGGTCATCTGGGTGTACATCAGCGAAGTCTTTCCAACGAAGGTGCGCTCGAAGGGACAGAGCCTGGGCAGTAGTTCGCACTGGATCATGAACGCGGCGATCGCGTACACCTTCCCGCTGCTGGCAAAGTCATCCGGGGCTTATCCTTTTGTCTTCTTCTCGGCAATGATGGTGTTGCAGTTCTTTGTGGTGCTGTTCGCCTATCCGGAGACGAAGGGCGTGACGTTGGAGCAGTTACAGCACCAGCTGGGGATCGAGTAA